In Toxoplasma gondii ME49 chromosome II, whole genome shotgun sequence, the genomic stretch GGTTCGCTCGCTTCTACTACACACTGACAGAACTGCGTTCGTGGTCATTGTTCGAGTGTGGTacttttctcgtttttgttTGCTAAGAAATGGAGATCTTTTCGTATCCAAGGAAGTATGTCCTGATGTTGGCGGTCGCCGTAGCTGTGGTGGCGACACTTGCGACTGCACAGGACACAGAACACGGTTTCACGCCGGATGTTCTGAGGGCAAAAAGTCGCCAAGAGAACAGTGTGGttcaggagaagaagcagaccgTTTCGCAACCCACTGAACATGAAAAAAAGACAGCATCGGCTCCAGGAGATGAGAAACAGGGCGCGAGTGTCGACTCAAACACATCAGAAGATATCGACCTCCAGCCGAAACAGGAAATGGTCAGTTGAATGTTGTGAGCCGTTTTCACCACCGTTGTCTGCCTTTGCTAGCAAAATTTTCCGGCCGTGAACAAAGTTATTTTGTAACCTACTCGCGCGTCATACTGCCTGTCCAGTTATCTGTGCTTCATGCTGATGTAGCTAGATATGCCTCGCGTGTATCGTCTGCAAGCATACACACACAGTTAGCTGATGCTAACGTACATACTACGTAGCAAGACGTAGagacttcgtctctttcctaACACCGTATGTGTaccgttgtctctctctccatgtAGTGGCGTACGAAACGAACTCCCGTCGAGACTGCCGAATTCGTCGAGTCTGGTACATGGGTGTTGAAGAAAAATTTCGAAAACAAATTTCGGTTCGCTCACGCTGTTTTGCAGGTCTCTTTCACCTTCAACCTGCCTATTAGTTCTCTCGAGGGGGCAGCAGCAGGCGACTTTTTCTTTGGAGACATGCTCTCCTCCTTCGGTTCCCTGTTCTCCAGACTTTTCTCTGTAGATGATTgggacgacgaagagatcGACAGCAGCAGgaactctgtctctcctgcttcaGCTGGAGTTCCAACAGCTGGCTCTTACGGTTTAGCACCGACTTCGCCGGCAAGCAGTGTGGTCTCGACATCCGGtggatctctctcttcttttgcaAGAGTATTTGGTGACGCCGAGTCTCACGCGTTTGGCCCTACTGGCcacgaggagggagaaagcgtCTACCAAGGGGACGAGGCATTCCTTCCGTTCCTGACTTCGGCGTACCTTCTTCCTGGTGTGCAAAGTCTTCTGAGCAGTATGATGATGGTTCCATTTTCTGATGCATTCTCCGTCAGCTTCGAAAACGGAGTACCCAAAGCAGCCGGAGCAAATGGAGCAGGGGGGAAAGAGGATGGAGCCAGTTTCGGCATCATAAATCTCTTTTCGAACCTGATGCAAGCTTCCCCGGAAAGCCTGGTCGGACCAGAGATTTTGTCACACATAACAGACGAGAACTGTCTATTTGAAGTCGACCTTCACTCGCTCCCAGAAACAGCTTCGATCACAGTAGGGGTAGAGGGCGACGCAGTTTTCGTCGAATATTCCAACACCTTTTCGGAAACTAGTGACGTGGCCGCGGCTGACGATACAGACGAATCCGATTTCGAGGAACCTACGGCTGACCTCTCCGGCAAAACTGACAAAAGTGACAGCAAAGGTGAGGGGAAAGGCCCAGAGGAAAGTATTACCGCAGAAGCATTGTCAGAGGCGACCGGGGCGCAGCAAAGTGAACCTCTAGGCAAAGCGGACAAGAAGGCTTCCCGGCAAAACTTGAGAGGCACAGTGGGTGCAGCAGCCAATGTTTACTCGTACGAACGATTCGTAATTGACCCTGTATGCGATTACGAGAGTGCCGATGCAAGAGCAGCGAGGGTCGAAGATGACCTACTTATGATCAAATTCCCTCTCAAAAAGGCACACAAACAGCAGACAAGAGACCGCCAAGACAATGAGAGGAAAAACCCAAAACAAAGCGATGAGAAAAAGGCAGCGGACCGTTTGAGCAGCAACACTGAGAACGTGTCTGATCCTCAGATTCTCAGCCacgaggcagaaaagaagacggaagacactaacaaagaaacgacgtcgcagaaaaaggaagaacacaAAGTTGACGCCGAGGCGGAGCAAGTCCTCCAGAGCAACCGACACAACAGCGCACCGAAGCGGCTCGTGGAGGTCTCGAGGCTTCAGTCAAGCCACCCGCGACGAAGAATCTTGCCATTGGTGGCGGCACAAGAATTTTAGAAATGAGTCTAAATTCAAATTGTAGGactggcgaagaaggaccCTAGCTAAAGGTCGACCTGTCGTTCGTACCCTGTCAACAGCCGCACTTGAGCTTCTCACGGGAAAAACTCGGTGTCTGATAACGAGGTTGTAGATTAAAACAAGAATCCGCTGGTGGTGTGGCACACCGAAATGTTTCGGATACTACTTGACAAACAGTATTGATGCATATGCTAATGCATGTGATTatctgtgtgcatgtattTACGGGGtggtgtgtgtatatgtacatacacgcatatatgcacatacacacaacTATTTACGTCGATACCTCAATATGGATTTCtgcgtatacatacatatatttatacatgaACGAGTGTGTTTATCGCTTAGAAACGGAACTGCCAATGGAACGGGAAACTAATGAAAAGATGTGCTGCATTTGAATCGTGTGCTTTCAATgtgcgcgtctcttctggTATTTTGAAACGTCATTGAGGAAGACTATCAGGTGAATGAACAAAAAGTCGCTGTTTTTCATCGGCATGAACACCAAATGAAGGTCTTATTATCACTTAGAAGGTAGCTGATGCTTGTTTTGTAGACCTTGTTGGGTTCAGCTGAGGAAGTTTGATTATGGACGAGGGACTCGCACGGAGACAGTTCACATGTGGACGTTGCACGAAGTCGCCGGTACAAATCTGTGTTTCTTTGATGTTCCTGCAACAGCTCAGCCGTGTTGCCACATTCGGAAGTCGCGAGAACGCCGCAGCACGAGAAATGACACGGCGTTCTCAACAACCAAAGACAGCTGACATCTGCTATGTTCCATTACACAGACTCACTCCCCGCCAGAATTGACAGTCAAACCTAAGGAGGaaacttcttcctctcttacTTCTTTGAATAATGTGTTTAGTGAAATTACAATGCAGATATTATGTTCAAAAGCGTGACAAAAAAGTACTTGCCCCAGAGAATCTATGTAGAAATTATTCTGAACACTTCAACATGGTTTTGCTTAAATCGACACATTGTCACTTGGGGCTTTTGCCATGTCTGTCGACGTTAGGGTTGAGGCTGCTAACTGAGAGCTTGAGGAGTACACCTCAGCTTCCGTACTACGCGTCTACACTTCACCTCTATACGTGTCGACAAACATCTTGTGTCCGACTTACAACAGTTTTCACTCTATTATCGGCAATAGTCTAACACATGTAGACTGTAGCACCATGTTGGGGTTTAGGCTGTGTCGGGAATCGCGTGGGGCgggcgggggggggggggggggaagaACAAACAAGCTTTGCGTTTTGAGACTCTGTGACTCGCATCAACATTAATCATCGAACCGACCCCAGCAGCGGGCTACACACTCAGGAAAGTCCTAGGCGTGGAGCGGAAAATTTGATTTTTCGGCAGAAAACAAGCAGACACAAGTCAAATTACATGCTGTCCAGCCCCGTCCACAAGGGAGTTCCTGACCCTGCCTAGCCAAGACGTTTGCTACTCCGCAATCAAGCCTAACCAAGAAGgactctctttctttcctggtGAATGTCGTCAGTTTTGAAAAATACTGTCGCCCACTCATTCTGAATACTAAATAAAACCACCAGTCTCTCGACAGGACACTGTATTTCGTTCCCACCACTGTGACTCTTCCTTTtgttttcatctttcccttcGTTGACCTGCCTACAGCTGAGTTCACtcggactgcatgcacgcatatTCTCGTCACTGTTCACATTCAACTCAAGCCATGGTGTGAGCGTAAGGAGCTCTGTAGCCTCGTCCAGCTGCTTTTCTGAGAGGACGAGCAATTGCTCTGATCTGGGGCTTGTTGGAACTGGAGactcagtgcatgcagtcggcGAATCGCGCGCCACAGAGTTGGCATCCTCCACTCCAGATATGCAGTCCACttcaggagacagagaaagaagaacagaactGTAGATCGACTCCGCTGCCAGCAACCGAATCTTCGGAAACCTGAAGACAGGCAAGACACAGTCGGTTCACAAATGCATGTTGTGCGCCTTACTCATGACGTCTCTTCGCGTCGAGTGGCTTCCGTGCTTCTCGAATTCTGGCATGTGAAACGTTTCAAAAACAAACAAAAAGAAGCCGTCCAAAAGACGCCACTGTGAACAAGCAGCCGCCTTCCACTAGCAAATACCTCCTGGACGTTCGACTTTTTCTCTGGTTCGAATGCACAGAAACCAGTGTCCCTCTCATCCAACACACTAGCCCATAGGGACTTCTTAGCCGGTATACAGGTACACATTGACACATATATAGGTTCAGAAATCTCTACAGGAAGTCTCACGCATAAACGCATACgaatacacatatatatacatatatcgTTACgtggcacacacacacacattcaGACGCATTCGCACACctacgtgcatgcatatatatatatatatatatatatatatatatatatatatatctttacGTGATATACACAAAAATCTACTGGTATTCTCACACACGCGCGCGTACACACATAAATacgtatgtacatatatatattgacGTGTTTCATACTGACCAATCGCATTCTTACCGATGAAGCAGAAATGCCAAAGCATGACACAGAgcgactctcttctcctttagAAGAGATAGATCTTCTCTATTCCCTTCTGCGACACTGTCCTGACTCGTTCTCGCCCCCGCCAGAGCGACGAATGCCTCGCACCGACTCTTCACGAGTTGAAAAGATCGTAGCCAGACACCTTTCGCGAGTGGACCTTCTGTTAAAATCTTTAAGAGGTTCGATACTGTCACCGCATATATTGGACAGAAGGGCAGAACACGCACAAAATCAAATAACTCGATAAAACGCATCTTTGTGACCGCTGCACACAGACGAAGCTTCGTGCCGCGAGCTTGCAGGATGAAGCATCGAAACAGCTGACTGCTCAGAGGTTACGCGAAAAATGAAAATCCAGAGAAATCCGGGACAAAGTACCAACAcgttcctcgctttctgACATTCCGTCGGATGAGAAAATCCCAATCAGACCCTCTGGCTTGAAAAATACTGTTGAACGAACAGTAGCACATTCCATCGTGACAACGATGCATTGATGAACAAAAGGAGAAATAGAGACGATATTTGTGTCAATTTTCTTGGTGATCGTCTCCAGAGGGTACCTGCATGCGTACTTGAGAAAAATGCTTGCAGACTCGCTTCAGTATCTCGTTTCGACACGACAGCAAGTGACCTCTCTCATCATAGGGGGATACGCGTATCTGCCTATACCACGTTCACCttaaaaaagaaaaaagaaagattCAAAAACGTGAACCAGTATACTAACGTCAGCGtactacatatatatacatatgtagctatatgtatatatatatatatacatatgacTGGAAAGGAAGTTACGAATCTTACCATCACCCGGGGTGACAGTGTCATTGCTTAGAACGATAGTAATGGCGCGTAGTGCAGCGAGGGTGAGTTTGCCGAGATAATCTGTCCCAGTTCCTGATTTTAATTCCGTGACGCAATGGTCAAGAACAGCGACGAGAGCGTGCGTGACGGTGGTATTCGCGGTCTCTGCATGTCCGATGTGTTCCTCTCCGGCGCCTTGAGACTGCGATAGAACCTGTTGGTAGAACGCGGACAGGTCGCCGACGAAAGCTCCTGCCCTTTGTCCCTCTGcactctcctctttctcctcaacTATCGTCGCACGTTCTCTCGGAGCCGAGAGCCGACGCAACtcgacgagaaaagagagaaatgtCTCAGCTGTTTTGTCCGCTGTGCTGCCCATGGCTGCGCCGAGGCCTAGACAGACTCCCTCGGCGGCTCTGCGCCGGTAGGgcgagagcaggagaaggggaaggagacgagggtAGGTGATTTCTGGATTTGTGAAGAGTGGCAAACGCAGCAAAACGCCTGCTTTTCGGGTCTTGTGCAGAGTGGCACACCCGCCATCGATCACAGAGAGTTCCAGGAGGAAGTCAAAGCTCCCACCGGTTGTCAAGAACGAATCCTGCGAGTCCTCGCCTGCGTCCTCCTCTACGGCGCATGCGGTTCGGTGAAACGACACGTTGCTCGCGCCAGCAAGCGGACTTGTTGCATTTGCTTGCGTTCCTCCCGTCTCACTGCCAACACGAGAGGATGGATGAGCTGATCCGATCTCGGTCGGGAGATCTGAGAGCTTCAAACGCTGGAAAGGCAGCTCGGGCTTCGTTGCTTCGAAGGCGCGTTTCTGCTGAAGAGCCACAGGAAGCAGGCACTGttgcaggagaggaaggaagggaggaTACTGCGACGGCTTCAGGGCAAGCGTGAGAAAGCACGCCGCTggtttctcgctgtcttcacTTCCAAAATCTTCAATCGGCTGGATGTCGGCTGGACCCAGCTCATAGGAATAGTCGTGAAAAACGCGCCCCCAAATCCACTCCATCTGAAGGACACAGTGGAGATAccaggagcagaagaaagccagACACGTGCAGAGATagagcgaaaaaacagaaatgcGTTACTACGGGACGTTTACCTTGAACGCGAAACTTCTCGACACTGCAGGGAGCTTCTGCATAACTCGAAAGGGCGTAAATGTCACAAGTCACATTAGAGGTCCATACGCAACACTGAGAATGAATGCCGTAAGATCGAGACTGAGGCATGCTACCTCGGATTCGCTTCGTGGGCGGCGAATCGGCATCTGGCATCCCTACGATTCAAGGCAATCTTTGGTTCAAGTATATGAAAAACAACAGGAAAAATTCAAATTCCCTTGGAGTTGATGGTGTGTGTAGACTGTGTTCATGTTTCACCCCTCATGTGCCTATGTCTGTGGTCAGAAAGAAAGCCGTAAatcggagagaagaaagctgaATGCGGCACACTGCAGGAGTGCGTCTTGGGCACGTACAAAGGCCGGGACCTTTCAGCTTTCCAGACTCCCTCTCGCACCACACAAAAACTCGAGTTCTTCTACAGGCATCATCACGCGCGATGTGTACACCATCAAGAATGTAGGGTGGCACCCGCGCTTCGCTGAGGCGAAATAAAGTCATTTTCTGTTCtacgaaaacaaagaaaccaCTTCACCTTCTTGGGCAACTGGAATAGTCattctgagagaggtttttGTTTACCAGAACCTTTTCTCAGTGCGTACTCGAAAGGGAGAGACTCGGATCCGCGAGCGCGACACTTGTCGCTGTTCAGTGCGGGAAACCAGTGGCGCTGTCATGTGGTAGAGCAGAAAGGCCGCTCTGCTTCGCGTTCGGTCTAGATTTTCCATGGCCATTCGGATTAGCAAACTGAGCAGTCTGAGTGTGTCTTCTCGAGTCAGCGTCCCGcatccttcttttcctcctaTCCCCGCTCGGTGGTTGTCACTGTCAACCGCGCTACTcgccatctctctctccgccccAGATCTGGCTGGAGCGACACCGTTCGAGTGCGTGGTCGCGGAATTCAGGTCGAGACGCGAAAGCCCTGTTCCCACACTTTCCTTTGTCTGCGGACATGCGTTTTCCAAAAGGAAACACGCAATTTCCCCTGCAACCTCTCTCACCCACGACCCCACGTCGCCGCGCTGATCAGCTTGGAAGTCTGCGGAGCAcctctcgagtgtctctACGATGTCTGGCCAGAACAAAGACGAAGGTGAACTGTGCTGAGCGTCTACCTCGCTCTCCGGCTTcctctcactctcttctACATCCCTTGACAACGCCAGACAAGACGctcccgcgcctctcgcctccaacCGTGTCCCCTCAACGATCTTCCCCGACTTCTCTCGATCCTGGGAACAGCCATCGCTCCTGCGAGTCTccgacgaggaaggcagaagaactGCGAGCGCAGAGCCAAGAGCAATCAGCGCGTTGCGCCGCGTCTGTGCATCGCACAGCACCGCCTGCCCACAGGGTGCCATAgacgtcgcctctctgcagaggagcgagaacAATTCTGGAAGGTTTTTGCCTTGACCGTTTGCGTCCTCTGAAGAAGTTGCCACCGACCCGTTCGCAGACTGCGTTTGATCTTTCGAACCTTTCAAAGAGCATTCAGGTTCTGTCGAGGCCGGTACAGTCAACGCTTTCCGGGAgtcgagacaggcgaggtaaacggcgggaggGAGGGTGGCCAACGCGAGCACGTAGCCTCTGCGAGCAGCGACATGCTCGTCTCGATTCCTTAAATGTGAGACGAGGGTCGGGAGCAGAAACTCGTGAATCTCTTCCGTCGGCATGCggagcagaagcagcgcgcGAAGGGCCTCCGCCGCTGCGAGCTGTACAGACTCACTAAAATGGCGCAAGCCGTCCAGCAGCGTGGTGAGGTACCGGCGAGCTGTCGCCAGCTTGAAGGTGATCAGGGGCGCCGCGGCTGAGGGATCAACAGGAAACTCGAAAGAGGCGAGTGTCAGGTGGGATATTCGAAACAAACGCATGTGGAAATGCATTTAGGGCTTTACCTTGGGAATGCCGCAAGATGCCGAACACGCTCTGCAAAAACCTGTACACAACTGCAGCTTTTATGGATGGGACTGGCAGAGAAGCCTCGTAGAAGTGACTGTTGATTTCCGGCGTGGACGGCGCTTCAGAAACGCTTGCACGTCCACGTttccggtgtatgtacacagaGGAGGTGGCACTTTCCTTTCAACTCACCGAGGCCTTGAATGAGTTTGCAGACAGCCACCCGAATGAGGTCGCCTCCCTTCCCGCGGtactgtctctgtttctcaaCCTTCAACACGAGTTGCCGGATTTCcgtttgcgtcttctcggGAATGCCTTCCCAGTCTTCAGAGACTCCGCAGCGAACGACGCTGTCGGCGCTTCCTCCCGTCGAGTGCACGCCGTTGCGGTTCCTGACTCCGCCGCAAAGCGCCTCTGTTAACGCCGTGATACCGAGAAGAGCCCCGTGACGCGTTCCGAAATCCTCGTCGGGCGCCGCCGCCTTAGCCAGCACGGTGGAAAGAACTTCCTGGAAAAACAAAAGTCCAGACTTCAAATTCCACGCCGGCTTACttcacatacacacacatgcaaacatatacaaacatatatatatatatatatttatggGGATATAATCATGCAGTGCAGGTTTCTCAGTGTGTCCGGAACCCGAGCGAGACACAAATCAATTACAGAAGGGGATTGAGTTTGGCAGACTTCGGGAGTCTGTGTGAGAAGAGACGTGGAGTGCGTGACCGCGTAAGCTCTCAAAATGCCCATAAGCAAGGTGAGGAAGCAAGAAGCTCTCGATTCCTGCTCAGCCCATCCAAAGGTGGTGACACCGCTTGAGGAAagggtgtctcctctcagaATGACGAACGAGAGGTTGCTGCGTA encodes the following:
- a CDS encoding beta-tubulin cofactor D, putative (encoded by transcript TGME49_297420) translates to MDAIPVSQWQDVPAATGGAARGKTDGLRQQAPSAPALLSEFDQSDDPKYSDASLASDSVCGNVDYFREADSFFKDLAQLKELCESLCEGYARPTEPASNEVYVHRVSVCRVEHAVELVTSCVRVLDRYQNRPTLLDRHIPQIVDPLVQVVQKYLHLISPFCPADELTSTVHRTRSPGEPAPAGLGRRSGGGLKLATKTNCEDEDEQVRRLAASLSLRLILHLVYALCKVRGYKSVQLLLPQRPDLLESVVDLCEILFEAELLYAPSSSSLASTTETERPLSPRCATRGPGEEHVWPADLCTGDANDEAEWSDTCKLSFATRTQTGGRVTREPCCSALRALSALAKQLPLWSTHYSLLVWLSLLVLAPFGLDSLDSSLQSAQERTSFGGAAEVEKTQPRTLGLRIVLLAEAYLRTTNTKASDAAAFALARFFSRPDVSLKTPELLPHFINFCQQSLFLEKQLSTYDVPSSSWTSSCCSSASGSSGRPNDRGDQGEGQSSFAQLSSPVSTGPGGDASPVPLFQRANALRALNEILKIIDRRAVLPELPRLLALLGLAASASDGQPELGACRPEKDERQMWSSLSSLSALFRKLRCSCAARLCMLLLPPVDNRSLLWRYTPHARCLTALLQQKHTQSKGPKEAEATKETAGEESGEEVREEAERGDSQAEQKRGKADALGPRLEGGEEPDEDVPEEVEEVIGLLLERLSDRDSAVRWTASKSIARVVMQLPKEFADQVVVTVLDSLTSVPLSSSLSSKRLWHGSCLALAELLRRGLVFLPRLAACCSCLRLAVAVEASASCGAGDTIGAAAGAALRDAACYAAWSLARSYYRTEALKAQVESLSHALLLVALFDREVNCRRAAAAAFQELEGRQGGIPCGLTIVTIADFFALATRRSSYLRVAPRVASLSQDYALLLLHALSTLLLSPHAEEELRVLGAASLKRIAVQYPKLAAEEVLSTVLAKAAAPDEDFGTRHGALLGITALTEALCGGVRNRNGVHSTGGSADSVVRCGVSEDWEGIPEKTQTEIRQLVLKVEKQRQYRGKGGDLIRVAVCKLIQGLAAAPLITFKLATARRYLTTLLDGLRHFSESVQLAAAEALRALLLLRMPTEEIHEFLLPTLVSHLRNRDEHVAARRGYVLALATLPPAVYLACLDSRKALTVPASTEPECSLKGSKDQTQSANGSVATSSEDANGQGKNLPELFSLLCREATSMAPCGQAVLCDAQTRRNALIALGSALAVLLPSSSETRRSDGCSQDREKSGKIVEGTRLEARGAGASCLALSRDVEESERKPESEVDAQHSSPSSLFWPDIVETLERCSADFQADQRGDVGSWVREVAGEIACFLLENACPQTKESVGTGLSRLDLNSATTHSNGVAPARSGAEREMASSAVDSDNHRAGIGGKEGCGTLTREDTLRLLSLLIRMAMENLDRTRSRAAFLLYHMTAPLVSRTEQRQVSRSRIRVSPFRMEWIWGRVFHDYSYELGPADIQPIEDFGSEDSEKPAACFLTLALKPSQYPPFLPLLQQCLLPVALQQKRAFEATKPELPFQRLKLSDLPTEIGSAHPSSRVGSETGGTQANATSPLAGASNVSFHRTACAVEEDAGEDSQDSFLTTGGSFDFLLELSVIDGGCATLHKTRKAGVLLRLPLFTNPEITYPRLLPLLLLSPYRRRAAEGVCLGLGAAMGSTADKTAETFLSFLVELRRLSAPRERATIVEEKEESAEGQRAGAFVGDLSAFYQQVLSQSQGAGEEHIGHAETANTTVTHALVAVLDHCVTELKSGTGTDYLGKLTLAALRAITIVLSNDTVTPGDVSNLLKILTEGPLAKGVWLRSFQLVKSRCEAFVALAGARTSQDSVAEGNREDLSLLKEKRVALCHALAFLLHRFPKIRLLAAESIYSSVLLSLSPEVDCISGVEDANSVARDSPTACTESPVPTSPRSEQLLVLSEKQLDEATELLTLTPWLELNVNSDENMRACSPSELSCRQVNEGKDENKRKSHSGGNEIQCPVERLVVLFSIQNEWATVFFKTDDIHQERKRVLLG
- a CDS encoding hypothetical protein (encoded by transcript TGME49_297410~Signal peptide predicted by SignalP 2.0 HMM (probability 0.982) with cleavage site probability 0.950 at residue 27) → MEIFSYPRKYVLMLAVAVAVVATLATAQDTEHGFTPDVLRAKSRQENSVVQEKKQTVSQPTEHEKKTASAPGDEKQGASVDSNTSEDIDLQPKQEMVSFTFNLPISSLEGAAAGDFFFGDMLSSFGSLFSRLFSVDDWDDEEIDSSRNSVSPASAGVPTAGSYGLAPTSPASSVVSTSGGSLSSFARVFGDAESHAFGPTGHEEGESVYQGDEAFLPFLTSAYLLPGVQSLLSSMMMVPFSDAFSVSFENGVPKAAGANGAGGKEDGASFGIINLFSNLMQASPESLVGPEILSHITDENCLFEVDLHSLPETASITVGVEGDAVFVEYSNTFSETSDVAAADDTDESDFEEPTADLSGKTDKSDSKGEGKGPEESITAEALSEATGAQQSEPLGKADKKASRQNLRGTVGAAANVYSYERFVIDPVCDYESADARAARVEDDLLMIKFPLKKAHKQQTRDRQDNERKNPKQSDEKKAADRLSSNTENVSDPQILSHEAEKKTEDTNKETTSQKKEEHKVDAEAEQVLQSNRHNSAPKRLVEVSRLQSSHPRRRILPLVAAQEF